A genomic segment from Actinomycetota bacterium encodes:
- a CDS encoding DUF1957 domain-containing protein has product MERRSFAILLHSHMPYVRRGVDWPVGEQWILEAWAECYLPLWQLIEDMAAGRCPGKLALTMTPILAEQLEDAYLQERFVAYLKNRRRQAEEEVMRLSSMGDERRSRLAIHYARELEDLLRLFEEKYRGGMMSALRRGMEAGVLEVLASSATHAHLPLLSSDACRAAQVEIGLEQYFRCFGRQPAGFWLPECSYTPQLDRVLERFSPPLRYVVLDHTAPDGAPQPVPTWEACRLGRTSLAAFLRDSLSHRLVWEPDGYPSHGEYREYVKRDYQGHGFQYWRITSSSARLEDKEVYEPEEAWARARADAEHFTARMRERWDRLVKPEGTGRPRLVLAAYDTELFGHWWREGPLWLREVLGILGPECELPGRVAAGLRPEGLPILSPPCTAWNVDGTFATWENEGTRDIWEVTRVSEEAFLSRFGGDLDAGKRRALLQAGRELLLMEASDWSYMVTRDTAAGYARDRFFTHAERFRRCMAMLDSGLEEEELALLEEVDNPFSWLRPGHWADYLE; this is encoded by the coding sequence ATGGAAAGACGTTCCTTCGCCATCCTCCTGCATTCCCACATGCCCTACGTGCGGCGCGGCGTTGACTGGCCGGTGGGAGAGCAGTGGATACTGGAGGCCTGGGCGGAGTGCTACCTTCCCCTCTGGCAGCTCATCGAGGACATGGCTGCGGGAAGGTGTCCGGGAAAGCTGGCCTTGACCATGACCCCCATCCTCGCCGAGCAGCTGGAGGACGCCTACCTCCAGGAACGCTTCGTGGCCTACCTGAAGAACCGCAGGCGCCAGGCCGAGGAGGAGGTAATGCGCCTGAGTTCCATGGGCGACGAGAGGCGCTCGCGGCTGGCCATCCACTACGCGCGGGAGCTGGAAGACCTGCTGCGCCTCTTCGAGGAGAAATACCGGGGAGGCATGATGTCGGCCCTTCGCCGGGGCATGGAGGCCGGGGTACTGGAGGTTCTGGCCAGCTCGGCCACCCACGCCCACCTTCCCCTCCTCTCCTCGGACGCCTGCCGGGCGGCCCAGGTGGAAATCGGCCTGGAGCAATACTTTCGCTGCTTCGGCCGCCAGCCGGCGGGTTTCTGGCTGCCGGAGTGTTCCTACACACCGCAACTGGACAGGGTCCTGGAGCGCTTCTCGCCTCCCCTGCGCTACGTAGTGCTGGACCACACGGCGCCGGACGGCGCACCACAGCCCGTGCCCACCTGGGAGGCATGCCGCCTGGGGCGTACCTCCCTGGCGGCCTTCCTCCGCGATTCTCTCTCCCATCGGCTGGTGTGGGAACCTGACGGGTATCCTTCCCATGGGGAATACCGGGAATACGTCAAGCGGGACTACCAGGGCCACGGCTTCCAGTACTGGAGGATAACCTCCTCCTCCGCGCGCCTGGAGGACAAGGAGGTCTACGAGCCGGAGGAGGCGTGGGCGCGGGCGCGGGCGGACGCCGAGCATTTCACGGCCCGGATGCGGGAGAGGTGGGACCGACTGGTGAAACCCGAGGGCACGGGCAGACCCCGCCTGGTGCTGGCGGCCTACGACACCGAGCTCTTCGGACACTGGTGGCGCGAGGGCCCCCTCTGGCTGCGAGAGGTGCTGGGCATCCTGGGCCCGGAATGCGAACTCCCGGGGAGGGTGGCGGCCGGACTCCGACCCGAGGGCCTTCCCATCCTCTCCCCCCCATGCACCGCCTGGAACGTGGACGGTACCTTCGCCACCTGGGAGAACGAGGGTACGCGGGACATCTGGGAGGTCACCCGTGTCTCGGAGGAGGCCTTCCTCTCCCGCTTCGGCGGAGACCTGGACGCGGGAAAGAGGAGGGCCCTCCTGCAAGCGGGGCGCGAGCTCCTCCTCATGGAGGCCAGCGACTGGTCCTACATGGTCACCCGGGACACGGCGGCCGGGTATGCCAGGGATCGCTTCTTCACCCATGCTGAGCGGTTCCGGCGCTGCATGGCCATGCTGGACAGCGGCTTGGAGGAGGAAGAGCTCGCCCTGCTGGAGGAGGTGGACAACCCCTTTTCCTGGCTGCGTCCCGGACACTGGGCGGATTATCTGGAATGA
- a CDS encoding hydrolase → MERHPDLANAEDSLLLVIDPQEKLVRMIHNREEVVGNISRLLRFASLFSLPVILTEHYPQGLGYTVEEVKRELPEYRPLLKRIFSCFGVPDFEETVRRAGRKRLLVCGIETHICVCQTVLDALHRGYLVQVVADAVGTRRLEDHLTALERMRGAGATVTTSEALIYEITCRADGEEFKRVLDLVK, encoded by the coding sequence ATGGAAAGACACCCCGACCTGGCCAACGCCGAAGACAGCCTCCTCCTGGTCATCGACCCCCAGGAGAAGCTGGTGCGCATGATCCACAACCGGGAGGAAGTGGTGGGCAACATCTCCCGGCTGCTTCGATTCGCTTCCCTATTCTCCCTGCCGGTGATCCTCACCGAGCATTATCCCCAGGGGCTGGGCTACACCGTGGAGGAGGTCAAGAGGGAACTACCGGAATACCGGCCCCTCCTCAAGCGCATCTTCAGCTGCTTCGGGGTCCCCGATTTCGAGGAGACCGTAAGGCGTGCCGGCAGGAAGCGGCTCCTGGTATGCGGCATCGAGACCCACATCTGCGTCTGCCAGACGGTCCTCGACGCCCTGCACCGCGGCTACCTGGTACAGGTGGTGGCCGACGCGGTAGGCACGCGCCGCTTGGAGGATCACCTCACAGCCCTGGAGAGGATGCGCGGCGCCGGGGCCACGGTCACCACCTCCGAGGCCCTCATCTACGAGATCACCTGCCGGGCCGACGGGGAGGAGTTCAAGAGGGTTCTGGACCTGGTGAAGTGA
- a CDS encoding glycosyltransferase family 4 protein, producing the protein MKVLILSWEYPPRIIGGLGTHVHQLAVNLARLGINVHVVTKDSPGAPDYEEAEGVKIHRVPLYPPEIPQDDWVSWTLQFNVALLERTVPLINERIGRVHILHAHDWLVAHASIALKHAYRIPLVATIHATEYGRHQGNLPGPMQRIIHQIEWWLTFESVRTICCSNYMRDEVVRIFELPPDKVTVIPNGIEYEIFNVNPDRERIFRQFIHPDRRMVFFVGRLVYEKGVQTVIEAMPMVLKEVPDLRFLVAGTGPHARALQAMIEELGLGEKIKLLGFVDSEVLAKFYKCADLTVVPSLYEPFGMVVLEAMVAGCPVIVADTGGLKEIVVHEETGLCFKPGNPESLAQAMIRVLKDEELARRLTSDARRFIGEKYNWGRIARQTVEVYERSIREYEYRPRVLHVCPPLPEERVQGG; encoded by the coding sequence ATGAAGGTCCTGATCCTCAGCTGGGAATACCCCCCTCGCATCATCGGCGGCCTGGGAACACACGTCCACCAACTGGCGGTGAACCTCGCCCGCCTGGGAATCAACGTCCACGTGGTGACCAAGGACTCGCCCGGGGCGCCGGATTACGAGGAAGCGGAAGGGGTGAAGATCCACCGCGTACCCCTCTATCCACCGGAAATACCGCAGGACGACTGGGTCTCCTGGACCCTGCAGTTCAACGTGGCCCTCCTGGAGAGAACGGTGCCGCTGATCAACGAGAGGATAGGGAGAGTGCACATTCTCCACGCCCACGACTGGTTGGTGGCCCACGCCTCCATAGCCCTCAAGCACGCCTACCGTATCCCCCTGGTGGCTACCATCCACGCCACCGAGTACGGGAGGCACCAGGGCAACCTTCCCGGCCCCATGCAGAGGATAATCCACCAGATCGAGTGGTGGCTGACCTTCGAGAGCGTCCGCACCATCTGCTGCAGCAATTACATGCGCGACGAGGTGGTACGCATCTTCGAGCTTCCCCCGGACAAGGTCACGGTCATCCCCAACGGGATAGAGTACGAGATTTTCAACGTCAACCCGGACCGGGAGCGCATCTTCCGCCAGTTCATCCACCCCGACCGGCGCATGGTCTTCTTCGTGGGCCGCCTGGTCTACGAGAAGGGGGTCCAGACGGTCATCGAGGCCATGCCCATGGTCCTCAAGGAGGTGCCCGACCTGCGCTTCCTGGTGGCCGGCACCGGGCCCCACGCCCGGGCCCTGCAGGCCATGATCGAGGAGCTGGGGCTGGGGGAGAAGATAAAGCTGCTGGGCTTCGTGGACTCCGAGGTGCTGGCCAAGTTCTACAAGTGCGCCGACCTCACCGTGGTGCCCAGCCTCTACGAGCCCTTCGGGATGGTGGTTCTGGAGGCCATGGTCGCCGGGTGCCCGGTCATCGTGGCCGACACCGGGGGCCTCAAGGAAATCGTGGTTCACGAGGAGACCGGGCTGTGCTTCAAGCCCGGCAACCCGGAATCCCTGGCCCAGGCCATGATCCGGGTGCTCAAGGACGAGGAGCTGGCCCGCAGGCTCACCAGCGACGCCCGCCGCTTCATCGGGGAGAAGTACAACTGGGGGCGCATCGCCCGCCAGACGGTGGAGGTTTACGAGCGGTCTATCCGGGAATACGAGTACCGGCCCCGCGTCCTGCACGTCTGTCCTCCCCTCCCCGAGGAACGCGTCCAGGGCGGTTAG
- a CDS encoding CoA-binding protein — translation MTAPGTMDPRLKESLDRIFHPRAAAIVGVSERRDNPGTLLLRSFLDMGFEGDLFPVNPRHEEILGMRCYPDISSLPRVPDLVILSVPPSAVPALVRECAAAGAGGCVVNTAGFSETGRPEGRRLEEEIREALRGSGLRLVGPNCMGIYSARGKVALFAGMFPVQGQAGMISQSGSISSISFLTGLERGILFDKIVSSGNELDLNCADYLEYLAEDPAVEIVLAYLEEVRDARRFLDTASSMRGRKPLVMIKGGLTPSGERAAASHTAALGGRAEIFRGAARQAGIVLADDLAQMLDFSSALLHLPPCKGDRVAVVSAPGGLGVNSADAVERAGLSMARISPETREALASLLPREGTSLSNPVDLGFGAVVPGNYRRVLELLDRDPGVDIILAVGSAPASRDGDIGLLRAITDEVLEARPNLSKPLVVVLFPSSLVQPQATRLHQAGVPAYLTPTAACLSLRHYVDFHRSSIADPG, via the coding sequence GTGACCGCGCCCGGCACCATGGACCCGCGACTGAAGGAGAGCCTGGACCGCATCTTCCATCCCCGCGCGGCGGCCATCGTGGGGGTCTCCGAACGCCGGGACAATCCCGGGACCCTTCTCCTGCGCTCCTTCCTGGACATGGGGTTCGAGGGGGATCTCTTCCCGGTCAACCCCCGCCACGAAGAGATACTGGGGATGAGGTGCTACCCGGACATCTCCTCCCTTCCCCGCGTTCCCGACCTGGTGATCCTCAGCGTCCCTCCCTCCGCCGTGCCCGCGCTGGTGCGGGAATGCGCCGCGGCCGGGGCGGGAGGCTGCGTGGTCAACACCGCCGGGTTCTCGGAGACCGGCCGCCCTGAGGGCCGGCGCCTGGAGGAGGAGATCCGGGAGGCCCTGCGGGGAAGCGGGCTGCGCCTGGTGGGCCCCAACTGCATGGGTATCTATTCCGCCCGGGGCAAAGTGGCCCTCTTTGCCGGGATGTTCCCGGTGCAGGGGCAAGCCGGCATGATCTCCCAGAGCGGTTCCATCTCCAGCATTAGCTTCCTCACCGGGTTGGAGAGGGGCATCCTCTTCGACAAGATAGTCTCCAGCGGCAACGAGCTGGACCTAAACTGCGCCGACTACCTGGAATACCTGGCCGAGGACCCGGCGGTGGAGATCGTTCTGGCCTACCTCGAGGAGGTGCGCGACGCCCGCCGCTTCCTGGACACGGCATCGAGCATGCGGGGAAGGAAGCCACTGGTGATGATCAAAGGGGGCCTCACCCCCTCCGGGGAGAGGGCGGCGGCCAGCCATACCGCCGCCCTGGGAGGAAGGGCGGAGATCTTCCGGGGGGCGGCCCGCCAGGCGGGGATCGTGCTGGCCGACGACCTGGCCCAAATGCTGGATTTCTCCTCCGCCCTCCTCCACCTCCCTCCTTGTAAGGGGGACCGGGTGGCGGTGGTCAGCGCCCCCGGCGGCCTGGGAGTGAACTCCGCCGACGCCGTGGAGAGGGCGGGACTCTCCATGGCGCGGATCTCCCCGGAGACCCGCGAGGCGCTGGCTTCCTTACTCCCCCGCGAGGGCACCAGCCTTTCCAACCCGGTGGACCTGGGATTCGGGGCGGTGGTCCCCGGGAACTACCGGCGGGTGCTGGAGCTGCTGGACCGGGACCCCGGAGTGGACATCATCCTGGCCGTGGGCAGCGCCCCCGCCTCCCGCGACGGGGACATCGGGCTCCTCCGGGCCATAACCGACGAGGTCTTGGAGGCCAGGCCCAACCTCTCCAAGCCCCTGGTGGTGGTGCTCTTCCCCAGCTCCCTGGTTCAGCCCCAGGCGACGAGGCTGCACCAGGCCGGCGTGCCCGCTTACCTCACCCCCACCGCCGCCTGCCTCTCCCTCCGCCACTACGTGGATTTTCATCGCTCCTCCATCGCGGACCCTGGCTGA
- a CDS encoding class I SAM-dependent methyltransferase, with protein sequence MDREVDTSDLPQDHYPPLVLTGERTLPGVREENYWFQRHLVAYRFLLPYAGGKRVLDLGSGEGYGTDLLASVAREAVGVDLAPEAIYHARRTYRRPNLRFLYRDIYDLGLEDGSFDLVCSLQVVEHLHNPDRFMEEARRVLKPGGLCVITTPNRRVISPGRETPLNPFHIREYDHREFTAFMRRYYPRSEVKGIFHARFLRLHDRLSGRNFSQWCLELPPRLERYFYRPLFIPLLSTRDFTVRDRSLEEALDFIGLGWKDMP encoded by the coding sequence ATGGACCGTGAAGTGGACACCTCGGACCTGCCCCAGGACCACTATCCTCCCCTGGTCCTGACCGGGGAACGCACCCTCCCAGGGGTCCGGGAGGAGAATTACTGGTTCCAGCGCCACCTGGTGGCGTATCGATTCTTGCTCCCCTATGCGGGGGGCAAGCGCGTCCTGGACCTGGGAAGCGGAGAGGGATACGGCACGGATCTCCTGGCCTCCGTTGCCCGGGAAGCGGTGGGGGTGGACCTGGCACCCGAGGCCATCTACCACGCCCGGCGCACCTACCGCCGTCCCAACCTCAGGTTCCTGTACCGGGACATCTACGACCTGGGCCTCGAGGACGGGTCCTTCGATCTAGTCTGTTCCTTGCAAGTGGTGGAGCACCTCCATAACCCGGATCGCTTCATGGAGGAGGCCCGTCGGGTCCTCAAGCCGGGCGGCCTGTGCGTGATTACCACCCCTAACCGCCGGGTTATCTCCCCGGGCCGGGAAACGCCCCTCAATCCCTTCCATATCCGGGAATACGACCACCGCGAGTTCACCGCCTTCATGCGCCGCTATTACCCCCGTTCGGAGGTGAAGGGTATCTTCCACGCCCGGTTCCTCCGCCTCCACGACCGACTGAGCGGCCGCAACTTCTCGCAGTGGTGCCTGGAACTCCCGCCACGCCTGGAGAGGTATTTCTACCGGCCCCTTTTCATCCCCCTCCTGAGCACGAGGGACTTCACGGTCCGCGACCGTTCGCTCGAGGAAGCCCTGGACTTCATAGGCCTGGGATGGAAGGATATGCCGTAA
- a CDS encoding CocE/NonD family hydrolase, which produces MRSERIAFYSESLEQLRLEGILELPEGEGPFPACILCHPHPIGGGSMHVPLLRVISEVLVGEGWACLRFNFRGVGESAGESSGGLRETEDVEGAYRFLVQREDVDAGDLSLAGWSFGAWVGLRWAVKSGRCHRAALISPPMVGFDFFHFLEDGEVRLPPEVLVLAGARDQFASREKLEELASRLRGELHLLEGTDHFLFGREEEVARVIVSRWKGVT; this is translated from the coding sequence ATGCGAAGTGAAAGGATCGCCTTCTATTCCGAAAGCCTGGAGCAGCTGAGGCTGGAAGGGATACTGGAGCTTCCCGAGGGGGAGGGGCCCTTTCCGGCCTGTATCCTCTGCCATCCACATCCCATAGGGGGAGGTTCCATGCACGTACCCCTCCTCCGGGTGATATCCGAGGTGCTGGTGGGGGAGGGATGGGCCTGCCTGCGCTTCAACTTCCGGGGGGTGGGGGAAAGCGCCGGGGAATCCTCCGGCGGGCTCCGGGAGACGGAAGACGTGGAGGGGGCCTACCGTTTCCTGGTCCAGCGGGAGGACGTGGACGCCGGGGACCTCTCCCTGGCCGGATGGTCCTTCGGCGCCTGGGTGGGCCTGCGCTGGGCGGTCAAGAGCGGCCGCTGCCACCGGGCGGCCCTCATCAGCCCTCCCATGGTGGGGTTCGACTTCTTCCATTTTCTGGAAGACGGGGAGGTGAGGTTGCCCCCTGAGGTACTCGTCCTCGCTGGGGCGCGGGACCAGTTCGCCTCCCGGGAGAAGCTCGAGGAGCTGGCTTCCCGCTTGAGGGGAGAGCTTCACCTCCTGGAGGGAACGGACCACTTCCTCTTCGGGCGGGAGGAGGAGGTGGCCCGGGTCATCGTCTCCCGCTGGAAGGGAGTCACGTGA
- a CDS encoding NAD(P)/FAD-dependent oxidoreductase: MDSDVIVIGGGYAGLSAGALLAKKGYRVLLLEKSRSLGGRAGYQERDGFLLEYGLHDNRFASEGAAAAVFRRLGRELKFIEPGEPELYRDGKFLPLPNNVGKIFRSPLLPARAKLSAAYYLLRLVLGRPERKYQLSLEELTSRCRSPETLELMRVLSGIGIIAPDLRYASAGEMAAFLRKALRAKVKVGYPEGGTRRIIEGLREEVEANGQIMTSTQVTRLVLRKGKVSQVKTESATYSARAVVSAIPVQGVPDLFGGKDLPIKFVKKARELVPTAGIALDLGLREKVSDRRGLLVTPDPVTMGQFTSNIDPSTAPEGKQLLSWFYPLPLPWMKNPDKVKREEERLRGMLGNMFPGIWEAVEWERTMRLNMVDGFLPRPGQTREDRPGFTLPGLDNFFLCGDTTCAEGTGGDTAFNSALRVSELVDEYLREAKGNEEEGEGE; encoded by the coding sequence ATGGACAGCGACGTTATCGTTATCGGGGGCGGATACGCGGGGCTCTCGGCTGGAGCCCTGCTGGCCAAGAAGGGTTACCGGGTGCTGCTCCTGGAGAAATCGAGGTCCCTGGGAGGCAGGGCGGGGTACCAGGAACGCGACGGCTTCCTCCTGGAATACGGCCTGCACGATAACCGCTTCGCCTCGGAGGGGGCGGCGGCAGCCGTCTTCCGCCGCCTGGGCCGGGAGCTCAAGTTCATCGAGCCCGGGGAGCCGGAGCTCTACCGCGACGGGAAATTCCTCCCCCTGCCCAACAACGTGGGGAAGATATTCCGCTCCCCCCTCCTACCTGCGCGGGCCAAGCTCAGCGCCGCCTACTACCTCCTCAGGCTGGTCCTGGGCCGCCCGGAACGCAAGTACCAGCTCTCCCTGGAGGAGCTCACTTCCCGGTGCCGCTCGCCGGAGACCCTGGAGCTCATGCGGGTCCTCTCCGGCATCGGGATCATCGCTCCCGACCTGCGGTACGCCTCCGCCGGAGAGATGGCCGCCTTTCTGCGCAAGGCCCTGCGGGCCAAGGTCAAGGTGGGATATCCCGAGGGAGGGACCCGCCGGATCATCGAGGGCCTGCGGGAGGAGGTGGAGGCCAACGGGCAGATAATGACCTCCACCCAGGTCACCCGGCTGGTCCTGCGCAAGGGCAAGGTCAGCCAGGTGAAGACGGAATCCGCCACCTACTCCGCCCGCGCCGTGGTCAGCGCCATTCCCGTTCAGGGGGTTCCCGATCTTTTCGGGGGAAAGGATCTGCCCATCAAATTCGTGAAGAAGGCCCGGGAACTGGTGCCCACGGCGGGCATTGCCCTGGACCTGGGCCTGAGAGAAAAGGTCAGCGATCGGAGGGGGCTCCTGGTCACCCCCGACCCGGTGACCATGGGGCAGTTCACCTCCAACATCGACCCCTCCACGGCCCCGGAAGGTAAGCAGCTCCTCTCCTGGTTCTATCCCCTTCCCCTGCCCTGGATGAAGAACCCGGACAAGGTGAAGAGGGAGGAGGAGAGGCTGCGGGGGATGCTGGGAAACATGTTCCCCGGGATCTGGGAGGCGGTGGAGTGGGAACGCACCATGCGCCTGAACATGGTGGACGGTTTCCTGCCGCGCCCCGGGCAGACCCGCGAGGACCGGCCGGGCTTCACCCTTCCCGGCCTGGACAACTTCTTCCTCTGCGGGGATACCACCTGCGCGGAGGGCACCGGTGGGGACACGGCCTTCAACTCCGCCCTCCGGGTCTCCGAGCTGGTGGACGAATACCTCCGGGAGGCCAAGGGGAACGAGGAGGAGGGGGAGGGGGAATGA